The genome window TGTTTATACTAGCTGGAGTTATGAAGATAATGTTTTGGGATATGTTTGGAATTGCGAGCGTTAGTTCCCAAAATTTACCGATAGGTTTCTTCCCTGCATTATTCACTACGTTGGCATCGCATGGTAACATTCTTAATTTAATAGTTAACACGTCAACTAAAAATCTCTTTCAGCCAGATTTAGTTGGTTTACTAACAACCATATCACTGATTATCATAACAATTTATCTTACTACAATGACTATAGAAATACCTGTAACTTCCCAAAAGTTAAGAGGGATAAGAAGAACAATTCCGTTAAACTTTCTATATGTAAGCAGTATACCAGTAATATTTGTTGCTGTACTAGGTTCTGATATCCAGTTATTTGCCTCATTAGCTTCCTATGTGTCGCCCTCAGCTTCAGATATACTAAATACAATTAGTGGAGTATTCTTTTTCCCTCCTCCAAACTCAGCGATACCGCATAGCATATATGCTGTAGTTTTAGATCCATTAGGCGCACTTGAATATGCTGTAGTTTTCATAGTTCTTAGTATCTTGTTTGGTATATTATGGGTTGACGTAGCTGGTTTAGATCCCGCTACTCAGGCTCAACAGTTAATCGAAGCCGGTATTGAAATACCTGGTGTACGAAGTAATCCAAAGATTATAGAGGGAATATTAGCTAAGTATATATATCCGTTGGCATTCTTTAGTTCTATAATCGTAGGTTTAATTGCGGTATTTGCTACACTCTTAGGTGCATACGGTACTGGTATAGGGATACTGTTGGCTGTAACAATTGCAATACAATACTATAGCTTATTAGCTTATGAGAGATCTTTAGAAATGTATCCATTATTAAAGAGGCTGATAGGTGAGTAGGCATGAAAATAGGTATAGTAACTGGTATACCCGGTGTAGGCAAGACAACTGTCCTTTCCTATGCAGATAAAATATTAACTGAAAAGGGTATACCACACAAAATTGTGAATTATGGGGATTATATGCTAAATACTGCTCTAAAAGAAGGTTACGTAAAAAGTAGGGATGAGATTAGGAAATTACAAATTGAAAAGCAACGAGAATTACAAACTTTAGCCGCTAGGCGAATAATTGAAGATTTGTCTTTATTAGGTGATAATGGAATAGGATTAATAGATACACATGCTGTAATTAGAACACCAGCCGGCTACTTACCTGGCCTTCCTAGACACGTAATAGAAGTCCTTTCTCCCAAGGTTATCTTTCTACTAGAAGCAGATCCAAGAATAATTTTAGAGAGACAAAAGAGGGATAGTAGTAGAGCCAGATCTGACTATAGCGATACTAATGTAATCAACGAGGTTATTCAATTTGCTAGGTATTCAGCTATGGCATCAGCTGTGTTAGTAGGAGCCTCCGTCAAGGTGGTAATAAATCAAGAAGGGGATCCCTCAATAGCTGCAAGTGATATAATAAATTCATTAATGTGAAATTATGGAGCTTAGTACTATATATATTTTTTTAATTTCATTTTTATCAAATTTTGTCGTTTATCTAATTTATAAGTATTATTTTTATGATAAAATAAGTAAGAAGATAAGTCTTGTTGAAAAATACGAGGAGAGGCTAAGGAGTATAGCCTCATCTAAAAGAAGAGAGAAAACTTACAAGAAAATTTCTAAAGAGTTAGAATCCTATATCTCATCTATTAGATACTATATGTTCTTGCGATCAATGATATTAGTAGGAGTTTATATAGTTAATCTTGTAATTATTTTAAATTACCTAACTGTTAATATTTATCTTCCATTCTTTATACCTTATCTTACAGTGAAGAGTAATAGCAGTGGGTATTTGATGCTCAACGGATCTCTATTTGAGTTTATAGCATCTTATGTCCTATTTACCCCTATTTCTTTAAGATCAAATTTAAAAACACGGTAGGATAGATTAAGATATGCCTAAACCAGCTTTACGCTCAAGGTCGCTTAGAAGGATTTATATGAAGTTACCAAGTGGAAAGACTGTAATACATTATGAAAGAAAGAAAAACGATATTGCAAAATGCGCTATATGTAAGAAACCTTTGCATGGTGTAAAAACTAACTTTTTGCATAAGTACAGTAAGTCCGAGAAGAGGCCAGAAAGACCTTTTGGTGGATATTTATGCTCATCTTGCCTTGCTCAACTGCTCAAAGCTACGGTAAGGCAACAAATTCAATAATATAATTTAATTGATTTTTGGTTCCAATGAGGAAGAAAATTGATGATAATTGTAATAAGTGGGCCTCCTGGAAGCGGTAAAACTTCAGTGGCTATTAAACTTGCAAACGAGCTATCGTATAAATTTATTTCAGCTGGAAAAATTTTTAGGGACATCGCTCAAAAAATGGGGATTGATATTATAAATTTGAATAAGTTTGCAGAATCTAATTTTGATATAGACAAGATGGTCGATAAAAAAATTTTTGAATATATATTGAATGAGAAAAACCTTATCGTAGAGTCACATATTGCCGGCTGGTTATTTAGAGAATATACTAATATAGCGATATATTTATGGGCCCCACTTAAAATCAGAGCAAATAGAATAGCTATTAGAGACAATGTATCATTTGATGAAGCGATTTCACAAATAGTTAAAAGGGAATATATGCACTACAAAAGATTTAACAAATTCTATGGAATTGATATAAATGATTTGTCGGTTTTCGATTTAGTTATCAACACATCGAATATAGATGTTAATAATACAGTGAAGTTAATTCTAACATATCTATCATCAGTTTCACAAAACCCTCAGCCATTAAAAGAAAAAAATATCAAAGATAAGTAATGGCTGATATAGTTCAATTTGTACAAAATTTGGATACACAAGTTACTGAAGTTGCTTGGAGCGTGTTTATACTAGCGTGGGCTGTTGGATGGGCATTAAGAGGAGCACCTATACCTATTTTCAGAATAAAAAGAACAGGTCAAGACTTAATTGAAGACGCAATATTGGCAGCATTCTGGATTGCATTAGGAACTACTGTCTTCTCACTAATAACTTATATAGCTTCACAAGTGGGATCATGAGTAGCGGATATTCTCCATTCTATATACTTTACATAGCGATCAATATAGCGACATTGACATACACTATTGGTTCATTATTTTATGGCTTACCAATACCTATTTATGGCTTAAAGAAATGGGGACCAAGGATGATGAGTGATGCAATATATGCAGCTGTTTGGATAAACATTTATGGTGTTATAATTTTTGTCATAGGTCAGATTCAAAGTTTACTTGGAGTAGATTGGAGTAGTTTCTTTTCCTCAATTTTACAGTTACAAGCTAATATGTTTAGTGCGCTCATTCAGGTGAAGAGTGTATACTATATTATCACTACTGAAAAGATATCAATGGCACTCGCTCTTCTTGCAGATCCAGTTCTTCAGTTTTCATCTTTTATTACGGATATAATATTTCTCTTACAGTTTTTTATTGATTTAGGGGAATTTATACAGCAGTCTTATATGGTACTTATAGCAATTGGTATTCTTTTATTATCACTTCCTTTTAGGATGGGAAAGAGTATAGGAGGGACCTTAATATCTTCCGCAATCACCTTTTATATCGGTCTGCCATATTTACCGATTTTCATGCAAGAATTGTCTTTCACTTCATTGTCTCAAATAGGTTCTCAATTATCTACGATTACTGATGTAAACACGTTGGTTGCAACCATAGCGGGCATAGTTCCAGAACTTGTAATCATATTTATAATAATACCAATGCTTTATTTGAGTATTTTAGCTGGTATATCGCTAGGATTAGGAAATGCAATTGGAGGCTCTAGTGGCAGAGTTCCATTTCCATTGGACCTATTTTAGGTGATCGAAGGTGAAAAGCAGCAATCTTATGATAATATTGATAATAATAGACAGTATTCTAGCTTTTGTATATTCAAAAAACGATTACGTTATCATTTATACTACTCTATTCATTTTGGTTCTACTATTGATAAGCAAGTTTATTTTGAAGCGGGTTGAGGATTAGTTTGACCGCCCTTCTTCTCTTTTCTAACCTCTTTTGTCATAAATAATGTCGTCTTCTGTCTCCCTCCCATGGTATATCATCAAATAACTATTAATGTGAAGAAATGTTATAAAGTTATATATGAGACCGTTTGAATTCTTTGAGCATACTGCGGATGTTGGTATTAGGGCGTACGGTAAATCATTAGAAGAAGCATTTTCAAATGCCGCATTAGGAGTTTTTGAGATAATTACAGATACCTCAAAAGTAAAACCTATTGAATACCGCGAAATTTATTTAAATGGATACGATTTAGAAAATCTATTATATAAGTGGATAGAGGAACTTCTTTACCATTATGATTCTGAATTAATGGTCTTCAGTAAATTTGATCTCATGATAGATCAAGATTCTATTATTTTAGAAGGAAAAGCGTGGGGAGAGAAATTTGATGGTAAGATACATGAGCGCAGAACAGTAGTAAAAGCAATGACTTATCATCAACTGTCAATAGAAAAGACGGAAAATGGATACATCATCACTTTTGTCGTAGATATTTAGATAGATTTTCTACTTTATATGTACAATTTTTACAGAATTTAGTTTGTTTTTTATCCACATCTTCCACTGTATTGCTGAAATTCATGACGCAACCTATTGTATTACAATGACCCAGTCCTAATGTATGACCTACTTCGTGAGTTACTTCCTTCACTACTCTTTCCATAAATAGTTCTAGATTCGGTTTTCTGTTATAGAATTCTTCTCTTAATCTATTAAGAAAGACAATAGCAAAGTTATCTATAGTTAATCCAAATATAAAGTTATAACCATTTATGTAACCGTCAGAATCTGCTATGAATATTATGGAGTCATAACTAAAGTCGTATGTAGATTTAAGGAAGCTCAATACTTTTTCCGCGTTGTATTGTAATCTTTCCCAATCAAAAGCAGAAATGGGAAGATATTTCCTACTATCGAGTAGTATATCAACTTCTAGTCCATAACCTGAAAGATTATTAATAATCTCATCTATTATTGATTTTTCAATGTAAGTTAATGTAACTATTAAAATCTTCATTTTTTATCACCTACTGTGGGGATCTCTGGAGACCCTACTTCATCGAACCCCTAAATATTTAGGGTTCTCCAAGGGTGTCGCCAGATCCCCGTAAGAAGTAATGACAATAAAAGTTAAAAAGTCATATCTATATTATTATAATGCCGCCGTAGCTCAGCCCGGGAGAGCGCCCGGCTGAAGACCGGGTTGTCCGGGGTTCAAGTCCCCGCGGCGGCATTCCCCTTATTCTTCTCATGAATTGAAAGAGATTAACGTTCTTATTAAGAGAATTATCGGAAACGCCCGAGGAAGAAAATGGAAACGAATATATCAGTTACGTCTCAGATATTTATATCAGAGTGTTTAGGTATGATAGACGTTTCCAGTTTAACTGAAGAACAGAGGATAAAAATTGTAGAGACGGTCCTACAAAAGGGCATCTCGTATGAAGAACTAGGTATAGACAGAGTAACATGGTGGAGGTATAAAAATAAGAAAAGGAAAATACCAGACGAAGTAGTCCAAAAGGCAACTGGTTATTTAACATCGGACGAATTCCTTCAATTAACTACCGGAGTCGATACGTCAAAAATAGGAATTAATGAGGCTATAGGGGTAATCATAAAAGCTACCAAGGATCCGGAGTTTCGAGAACTGTTTCTATCAATGTTACAAAGGAGCTTAGGGGAGTTCATTAAAGCAGCCTCTTACTCTTATCCGGTAACTTCTGAGGACCTACAAACTTTCAAAAAATTAATAGAAAAGA of Sulfolobus sp. E5-1-F contains these proteins:
- a CDS encoding 50S ribosomal protein L34e encodes the protein MPKPALRSRSLRRIYMKLPSGKTVIHYERKKNDIAKCAICKKPLHGVKTNFLHKYSKSEKRPERPFGGYLCSSCLAQLLKATVRQQIQ
- a CDS encoding adenylate kinase codes for the protein MKIGIVTGIPGVGKTTVLSYADKILTEKGIPHKIVNYGDYMLNTALKEGYVKSRDEIRKLQIEKQRELQTLAARRIIEDLSLLGDNGIGLIDTHAVIRTPAGYLPGLPRHVIEVLSPKVIFLLEADPRIILERQKRDSSRARSDYSDTNVINEVIQFARYSAMASAVLVGASVKVVINQEGDPSIAASDIINSLM
- the secY gene encoding preprotein translocase subunit SecY — encoded protein: MSFIDSLASLGQYLPAVTKPKEKPSLGQKLIWSLVAVIIYLIMASTPLYGITSASFFKNLILEQIIFASTTGTLAQLGIGPIITAGLIMQILAGSKLISIDLNDPDDRVRFTEAQKGLAFIFILVESALFGYVLARTSATINASILFTAGIVIAQLIVATYLILLLDELIQKGWGLGSGVSLFILAGVMKIMFWDMFGIASVSSQNLPIGFFPALFTTLASHGNILNLIVNTSTKNLFQPDLVGLLTTISLIIITIYLTTMTIEIPVTSQKLRGIRRTIPLNFLYVSSIPVIFVAVLGSDIQLFASLASYVSPSASDILNTISGVFFFPPPNSAIPHSIYAVVLDPLGALEYAVVFIVLSILFGILWVDVAGLDPATQAQQLIEAGIEIPGVRSNPKIIEGILAKYIYPLAFFSSIIVGLIAVFATLLGAYGTGIGILLAVTIAIQYYSLLAYERSLEMYPLLKRLIGE
- the cmk gene encoding (d)CMP kinase, producing the protein MIIVISGPPGSGKTSVAIKLANELSYKFISAGKIFRDIAQKMGIDIINLNKFAESNFDIDKMVDKKIFEYILNEKNLIVESHIAGWLFREYTNIAIYLWAPLKIRANRIAIRDNVSFDEAISQIVKREYMHYKRFNKFYGIDINDLSVFDLVINTSNIDVNNTVKLILTYLSSVSQNPQPLKEKNIKDK
- the cedA gene encoding DNA import protein CedA, translating into MSSGYSPFYILYIAINIATLTYTIGSLFYGLPIPIYGLKKWGPRMMSDAIYAAVWINIYGVIIFVIGQIQSLLGVDWSSFFSSILQLQANMFSALIQVKSVYYIITTEKISMALALLADPVLQFSSFITDIIFLLQFFIDLGEFIQQSYMVLIAIGILLLSLPFRMGKSIGGTLISSAITFYIGLPYLPIFMQELSFTSLSQIGSQLSTITDVNTLVATIAGIVPELVIIFIIIPMLYLSILAGISLGLGNAIGGSSGRVPFPLDLF
- a CDS encoding archease produces the protein MRPFEFFEHTADVGIRAYGKSLEEAFSNAALGVFEIITDTSKVKPIEYREIYLNGYDLENLLYKWIEELLYHYDSELMVFSKFDLMIDQDSIILEGKAWGEKFDGKIHERRTVVKAMTYHQLSIEKTENGYIITFVVDI
- the cedA1 gene encoding DNA import protein CedA1, with amino-acid sequence MADIVQFVQNLDTQVTEVAWSVFILAWAVGWALRGAPIPIFRIKRTGQDLIEDAILAAFWIALGTTVFSLITYIASQVGS
- a CDS encoding archaemetzincin family Zn-dependent metalloprotease — its product is MKILIVTLTYIEKSIIDEIINNLSGYGLEVDILLDSRKYLPISAFDWERLQYNAEKVLSFLKSTYDFSYDSIIFIADSDGYINGYNFIFGLTIDNFAIVFLNRLREEFYNRKPNLELFMERVVKEVTHEVGHTLGLGHCNTIGCVMNFSNTVEDVDKKQTKFCKNCTYKVENLSKYLRQK